In Erigeron canadensis isolate Cc75 chromosome 1, C_canadensis_v1, whole genome shotgun sequence, a single window of DNA contains:
- the LOC122585278 gene encoding protein SOSEKI 5-like, translating into MAASSKANEEQTVPRKSYTRNRKDVIIDNGSVRSPIWIEHNSKTISASMQVVPARKVPVLYYLSRNGQLEHPHLIDVTLSSPHGLYLKDVINTLNHHRGKGMANMYSWSFKRSYKNGYVWHDASDDDMIQPTNGNDYVIKGSELLQTQTPQIESDTRHTGDNYCGSALITTSVRRNQSWSSFDNPQDYVVLKCESNRELAAKFAPDTTIIQEQRSEENVTVDPSNDEIPSPPPSNSSSDVLDTVVSGSGFVDRREKVIIRDRDPAVDNDDQQRGSGRMKASQVFLQMISCGAGSVRV; encoded by the exons atggcCGCGAGTTCGAAAGCTAATGAAGAGCAAACGGTCCCCAGAAAGAGCTACACACGTAATCGTAAAGATGTGATCATCGACAATGGTTCTGTTAGAAGTCCAATTTGGATTGAACACAACTCAAAGACAATATCAGCATCTATGCAGGTGGTGCCTGCGAGAAAAGTTCCAGTTTTGTATTACCTTTCTCGAAACGGTCAGCTTGAACATCCTCATCTTATTGATGTTACTCTCTCTTCTCCTCATGGTCTATATCTCAAAG aCGTAATAAACACCTTGAATCATCACAGAGGAAAAGGAATGGCAAACATGTATTCATGGTCTTTCAAACG GAGCTACAAAAACGGATACGTATGGCACGATGCATCAGATGACGACATGATTCAGCCTACAAACGGCAACGACTATGTCATTAAAGGATCAGAGCTTCTCCAAACACAAACACCTCAAATTGAATCAGATACCCGCCATACTGGTGACAACTACTGTGGTTCTGCGTTAATAACTACATCAGTACGACGAAACCAATCATGGAGCTCATTCGACAATCCTCAG GATTATGTAGTCCTCAAATGCGAGTCAAACAGAGAGCTCGCAGCTAAGTTTGCTCCTGATACTACAATAATACAGGAACAAAGGAGTGAGGAAAACGTCACTGTGGACCCCAGTAATGATGAGATACCATCCCCACCTCCTTCAAATTCAAGTTCAGATGTTTTGGACACGGTGGTCAGTGGATCGGGATTTGTTGATAGGAGGGAGAAAGTGATCATTAGAGATCGTGACCCTGCGGTTGATAATGATGATCAGCAGCGTGGTAGTGGGCGGATGAAAGCTTCACAGGTTTTTCTGCAGATGATATCTTGTGGAGCTGGCTCTGTTAGGGTGTAG
- the LOC122586016 gene encoding F-box protein At2g39490, with the protein MEQRRKNTNDISRSEIDQDYISKLPDEILAKILSIHPLDSGSKAVAHFTRLWSKPLIKHGGREVNVQEFESVISAFIANFDEEHPLKMPRKLEYHFNQGLIVTASIGVNMKLHLDFSKGNQGWEKKFWWDIVLNTMDLAPSSSYSLCIKTLKLTSINYICCEFVSSLISKFRYVENLFIEKCNGLRALRIEGLAKLVRLSVENCVDLKSVYVDALELTSLRNYGFLCWFWFHSYNYLEDVYFDLEGPGSKHLDYRVYYSLLKTMRDVRVLTLHGRMYEEVFGPLLFLEKEFRFSKLEDLWWIDGCMGEDNMNWLFSFLKYCTSLKRLFISIDPQRYSRRKPFTGDHKSSIKVKKSPLRKLKLVKLEGCKSDEEVMFFKEHMMEVFNVEPRVVETREGMQTRCLIRIPKRQTIGKATKSNKLKFCYKFVEELENNIGLCSKHPHMA; encoded by the exons ATggaacaaagaagaaaaaacactAATGATATCTCAAG GTCAGAGATTGATCAAGACTATATAAGCAAATTACCAGATGAAATTCTTGCAAAAATTCTCTCAATTCACCCTTTGGATTCCGGATCAAAGGCTGTAGCTCACTTTACAAGATTATGGAGCAAACCTTTGATAAAACATGGAGGAAGAGAAGTCAACGTTCAAGAATTCGAGTCTGTGATTAGTGCCTTTATTGCTAATTTTGATGAAGAGCATCCTCTAAAGATGCCTAGAAAGCTAGAGTACCATTTCAATCAAGGGTTGATTGTCACGGCTTCGATTGGGGTGAACATGAAACTTCATCTTGATTTTTCTAAAGGAAATCAAGGTTGGGAAAAGAAGTTTTGGTGGGACATTGTGTTGAACACAATGGATTTAGCACCTTCTTCTTCATATTCACTTTGTATCAAGACACTTAAGCTAACTTCAATTAACTATATATGCTGTGAGTTTGTTTCATCTTTGATCAGCAAGTTTCGGTATGTTGagaatttatttattgaaaagtGTAATGGATTGAGGGCTTTGAGAATTGAGGGCCTTGCTAAGCTCGTGCGCTTAAGTGTGGAAAATTGTGTTGATCTTAAGTCGGTGTATGTGGATGCATTGGAGCTTACATCTCTTCGAAATTATGGTTTCTTATGCTGGTTTTGGTTCCACAGTTATAACTATTTAGAAGATGTATACTTCGACTTAGAAGGACCGGGGTCTAAACACTTGGATTACAGGGTCTATTACTCGCTCTTGAAAACAATGAGAGATGTCAGAGTGCTTACACTTCATGGACGAATGTATGAG GAAGTATTTGGGCCATTGCTGTTTTTAGAGAAGGAGTTCAGATTCAGCAAACTTGAAGATTTGTGGTGGATTGATGGTTGTATGGGAGAGGATAACATGAATTGgttgttttctttcttaaagTATTGCACTTCTCTCAAGAGGCTGTTCATAAGT ATTGACCCTCAAAGGTACTCAAGACGCAAGCCCTTTACTGGTGACCATAAGAGCTCCATCAAGGTCAAAAAATCACCTTTACGCAAGCTCAAACTGGTCAAACTAGAGGGATGTAAGAGCGACGAAGAAGTTATGTTCTTTAAGGAACATATGATGGAAGTTTTCAATGTTGAGCCTCGAGTAGTAGAGACGAGGGAGGGGATGCAAACAAGGTGTCTGATAAGGATCCCCAAGCGGCAGACAATCGGTAaagcaacaaaatcaaataaacTGAAGTTTTGTTACAAGTTTGTGGAAGAACTTGAAAATAACATAGGTTTATGTTCTAAGCATCCTCATATGGCTTAA
- the LOC122582158 gene encoding aquaporin TIP1-3-like encodes MPLYRITIGTPGEASHPDTLKAGLSEFISTLIFVFAGSGSGMAYSKLTYDAPATPSGLVAASLSHAFALFVAVSISANVSGGHVNPAVTLASFIGGNISFLSAIVYWIGQLVGSVVACLLLQYVTGGMETPAFGFSSDVSIGNALVLEIVMTFGLVYTVYATAVDPKKGNIGIIAPLAIGLIVGANILVGGAFDGASMNPAVCFGPAVVSGVWKHHWVYWVGPFIGAAIAALIYDNIFIGEHEQLPVTDY; translated from the exons ATGCCTCTCTACAGAATTACCATTGGAACTCCGGGGGAAGCCAGCCACCCTGATACACTTAAAGCTGGCTTGTCGGAGTTCATTTCAACACTCATTTTTGTGTTTGCGGGTTCAGGATCTGGCATGGCTTATA GTAAGCTGACTTATGATGCACCAGCTACTCCGTCAGGACTAGTGGCAGCATCACTATCCCATGCATTCGCCTTATTTGTGGCAGTTTCAATAAGTGCAAATGTCTCTGGTGGCCACGTAAACCCAGCCGTGACACTTGCATCCTTCATTGGTGGAAATATCTCATTTCTTAGTGCAATTGTTTATTGGATTGGTCAGTTGGTTGGGTCTGTTGTCGCGTGCTTGCTCCTCCAGTATGTCACCGGTGGAATG GAAACGCCAGCGTTTGGTTTCTCATCTGATGTTTCtattggaaatgcacttgtattGGAGATCGTAATGACCTTTGGGCTAGTCTACACAGTGTACGCCACAGCGGTGGATCCAAAGAAAGGCAATATCGGAATCATTGCACCTTTGGCGATTGGTTTGATTGTAGGTGCCAACATCTTAGTTGGTGGTGCGTTTGATGGGGCCTCAATGAACCCAGCAGTCTGCTTTGGCCCAGCAGTGGTGAGCGGGGTATGGAAGCATCATTGGGTCTATTGGGTCGGTCCATTTATTGGTGCTGCCATAGCAGCCCTCATCTATGACAATATCTTCATTGGTGAACACGAGCAGCTTCCAGTAACTGATTATTGA
- the LOC122601563 gene encoding ABC transporter B family member 20-like, with protein sequence MVPRGGLFGWSPPRQQPLTPVSEVSEPPESPSPYMDASTDAVAPEVDDVDEEMEEIEPPPEAVPFSRLFACADKLDWVLMFVGSVAAAAHGTALVVYLHYFAKIIHLLSHDDDSPDLLFHRFKELALTLVYIAGGVFAAGWIEVSCWILTGERQTAVIRSRYVQVLLNQDMSFFDTYGNNGDIVSQVLSDVLLIQSALSEKVGNYIHNMATFFSGLAIGFINCWQIALITLATGPFIVAAGGISNIFLHRLAENIQDAYAEAASVAEQAISYIRTLYAFTNETLAKYSYAASLQATLRYGILISLVQGLGLGFTYGLAICSCALQLYVGRFLVTHGKAHGGEIVTALFAVILSGLGLNQAATNFYSFEQGRIAAYRLFEMISRSSSTVDHNGNMLDSVQGNIEFRNVYFSYLSRPEIPILSGFYLTVPAKKTVALVGRNGSGKSSIIPLMERFYDPTLGEVLLDGENIKNLKLEWLRNQIGLVTQEPALLSLSIRDNIAYGRDASQLQIEDAAKIAHAHTFISSLEKGYDTQVGRAGLSLSEEQKIRLSVARAVLSNPSILLLDEVTGGLDFEAEKSVQEALDLLMLGRSTIIIARRLSLIRNADFIAVMEEGQLMEIGTHDELIASDGLYAELLRCEEAAKLPRRMPVRTYETATFQIEKDSSASHSYQEPSSPKFAKSPSLQRASNLHASARSPDSAYNSHESPRNLSPGEKTVENGSYMDDKQPSIKRQDSFEMRLPELPKIDVHSIQRQASHGSDPESPVSPLLTSDPNNERSHSQTFSRPNSQFGDDPVKVKAVKEKQKRKEPPMWRLIELSFAEWLYAVLGSTGAAIFGSFNPLLAYVIALIVTEYYRNESRGHMRREVDKWCLIIACMGFVTVIANFLQHFYFGIMGEKMTERVRRMMFSAMLRNEVGWFDEEENSADTLSMRLANDATFVRAAFSNRLSIFIQDCTAVLVAILIGMLLQWRLALVALATLPVLTLSAIAQKLWLAGFSKGIQEMHRKASLVLEDAVRNIYTVVSFCAGNKVMELYRLQLRKIFTKSFLHGMAIGFGFGLSQFLLFACNALLLWYTALSIKNGHVDLPTAIKAYMVFSFATFALVEPFGLAPYILKRRKSLISVFEIIDRVPKIEPDDVTALKPPNVYGSIELRNVDFSYPTRPEILVLSNFSLKVNGGQTVAVVGVSGSGKSTIISLIERFYDPVAGQVILDGRDLKQFNLRWLRNHLGVVQQEPIIFSTTIRENIIYARHNASEAEVKEAARIANAHHFISNLPHGYDTHVGMRGVDLTPGQKQRIAIARVVLKNAPILLLDEASSSIESESSRVVQEALDTLIMGNKTTILIAHRAAMMRHVDNIVVLNGGRIVEEGAHDSLMSKNGLYVRLMQPHFGKGIRQHRLI encoded by the exons CTTGCTCTGACCCTTGTCTATATTGCTGGCGGGGTTTTTGCTGCTGGTTGGATAG AGGTTTCATGTTGGATTCTTACCGGAGAAAGACAGACTGCTGTAATTAGATCTAGATATGTCCAAGTGCTTCTAAATCAAGATATGAGTTTCTTTGACACCTATGGGAATAATGGCGATATTGTTAGTCAAGTGTTGAGTGACGTATTGCTCATTCAATCTGCTCTTAGTGAGAAA GTTGGTAATTATATTCATAATATGGCTACATTCTTTAGTGGTCTTGCTATTGGATTTATCAACTGCTGGCAGATTGCCCTCATAACTCTAGCCACCGGTCCGTTTATCGTTGCTGCTGGAGGAATCTCAAATATATTTCTTCATCGACTTGCTGAGAATATTCAAGATGCTTATGCTGAAGCGGCTAGTGTTGCTGAACAG GCAATTTCATACATTAGGACTTTATATGCGTTTACAAATGAAACCTTAGCAAAGTATTCTTATGCGGCCTCACTACAAGCTACATTGAGATATGGGATACTGATCAGTCTTGTGCAAGGACTTGGGCTTGGGTTCACATACGGGCTTGCAATTTGTTCTTGTGCTCTGCAACTGTATGTTGGAAGATTTCTAGTTACACATGGAAAAGCTCATGGTGGTGAGATCGTGACAGCTTTGTTTGCTGTAATTCTAAGTGGCCT CGGGTTGAATCAAGCAGCTACAAACTTTTATTCATTTGAGCAAGGGAGAATTGCTGCATATAGACTTTTCGAGATGATTAGCCGTTCATCCTCCACAGTTGATCATAATGGAAACATGCTTGATTCTGTACAAGGGAACATTGAATTCCGAAACGTATATTTCAGTTATTTGTCTCGTCCTGAAATCCCTATTTTAAGTGGCTTTTACCTCACTGTCCCTGCCAAGAAGACCGTGGCACTTGTTGGAAGAAATGGCTCTGGTAAAAGTAGTATCATTCCACTCATGGAACGGTTTTATGATCCTACATTAG GGGAAGTTCTTTTGGATGGCGAGAACATCAAGAACCTGAAGTTAGAGTGGCTAAGGAATCAAATTGGTTTAGTCACTCAAGAGCCGGCCTTGCTAAGCTTGAGTATTAGGGATAATATTGCCTATGGCAGAGATGCTTCTCAACTGCAAATCGAAGATGCAGCCAAAATTGCTCATGCACATACGTTCATAAGCTCCCTTGAAAAAGGATATGATACACAG GTAGGTAGGGCTGGTTTATCATTGTCAGAGGAACAGAAGATAAGACTTTCTGTTGCCAGGGCAGTTCTATCCAACCCATCTATTCTTCTTCTTGATGAGGTCACTGGTGGACTGGATTTTGAAGCTGAAAAGTCAGTACAGGAGGCTTTAGATCTCTTGATGTTAGGTCGTTCAACCATCATAATTGCTCGTCGGCTTTCTTTAATTAGAAATGCTGATTTTATTGCTGTGATGGAGGAAGGTCAACTTATGGAGATCGGGACCCATGATGAACTGATAGCATCAGATGGGCTATATGCAGAACTCCTAAGATGTGAAGAAGCAGCTAAACTCCCAAGAAg GATGCCTGTGAGAACCTATGAGACGGCGACTTTTCAAATTGAAAAGGATTCATCTGCAAGCCACAGCTATCAAGAACCATCATCTCCCAAATTTGCTAAATCACCATCACTTCAAAGAGCATCCAACCTACATGCATCAGCGAGGTCTCCTGATTCTGCTTATAATTCGCATGAATCTCCCAGAAACCTGAGCCCTGGTGAAAAAACAGTTGAAAACGGTTCATACATGGACGACAAACAACCTTCAATTAAGAGGCAAGATAGCTTCGAGATGAGACTTCCCGAGTTACCAAAGATTGATGTCCATTCTATTCAGAGACAAGCATCTCACGGGTCAGATCCTGAATCACCCGTCTCGCCACTTTTAACATCTGATCCTAATAATGAGCGCTCTCATTCGCAAACTTTTAGTCGACCTAATTCTCAGTTCGGTGATGATCCTGTCAAAGTCAAAGCAGTCAAGGAGAAGCAAAAACGAAAAGAGCCACCTATGTGGAGGCTTATTGAGCTGAGTTTTGCTGAATGGCTTTATGCTGTTCTTGGAAGCACTGGTGCTGCAATCTTTGGTTCTTTTAACCCGCTTCTTGCCTATGTGATTGCATTAATTGTGACAGAATACTACAGAAATGAGAGTAGGGGACACATGCGGCGTGAAGTGGATAAATGGTGTTTAATCATTGCCTGCATGGGTTTTGTTACTGTAATAGCAAACTTTTTGCAGCATTTTTACTTCGGTATCATGGGGGAGAAGATGACAGAGCGAGTTAGGAGAATGATGTTTTCTG CAATGCTCCGAAACGAAGTTGGatggtttgatgaagaagaaaacaGTGCTGATACATTATCCATGCGATTGGCAAATGATGCTACATTTGTGAGAGCGGCTTTCAGCAACCGGCTTTCTATATTCATACAAGATTGTACAGCCGTTCTTGTCGCAATTCTTATAGGGATGCTTCTGCAGTGGCGGTTGGCACTAGTGGCTTTAGCCACACTTCCGGTTCTTACTCTTTCAGCCATAGCTCAG AAACTATGGCTCGCGGGATTTTCAAAGGGAATACAAGAGATGCACAGGAAAGCATCATTGGTCCTTGAAGATGCAGTTAGAAATATTTATACAGTTGTGTCGTTCTGTGCTGGTAACAAAGTAATGGAGCTTTACAGATTGCAGTTACGGAAAATATTCACAAAAAGCTTTTTGCATGGTATGGctattggttttggttttgggttATCACAGTTTCTTCTCTTCGCCTGCAATGCGCTTCTTCTTTGGTACACTGCACTTTCTATAAAAAATGGACATGTGGATCTCCCAACTGCCATTAAAGCGTACATGGTTTTCTCTTTTGCCACATTTGCCCTTGTGGAGCCATTCGGTTTGGCtccatatattttaaaaagaagaAAGTCTCTCATTTCGGTCTTCGAAATAATAGACCGAGTCCCTAAAATTGAGCCCGATGACGTCACTGCTTTGAAGCCTCCAAATGTTTATGGAAGTATCGAGTTGAGAAATGTTGACTTTTCTTATCCTACACGTCCCGAGATTCTTGTGCTTAGCAATTTCAGTCTTAAAGTCAACGGTGGGCAAACTGTTGCGGTTGTGGGTGTTTCGGGATCAGGAAAAAGCACGATCATTTCTTTGATAGAGAGATTTTATGATCCGGTTGCTGGTCAGGTGATCTTAGATGGTAGGGATCTAAAGCAGTTTAATCTAAGATGGTTGAGGAATCACCTTGGTGTTGTTCAACAAGAACCGATTATCTTTTCGACTACCATACGGGAAAATATAATTTATGCAAGACATAATGCAAGTGAGGCTGAAGTTAAAGAGGCAGCAAGAATAGCAAATGCTCACCATTTTATAAGTAATTTGCCTCATGGTTATGACACCCATGTTGGTATGAGGGGCGTAGACTTAACCCCAGGTCAGAAACAGCGCATTGCAATTGCACGTGTTGTGCTTAAAAATGCTCCAATCTTGTTATTGGACGAAGCAAGCTCATCTATTGAGTCAGAATCGAGTCGCGTGGTTCAAGAAGCTCTCGACACACTGATAATGGGGAATAAAACAACTATTCTTATAGCCCATAGAGCTGCTATGATGAGGCATGTCGACAACATTGTTGTGCTTAATGGAGGGCGGATAGTCGAGGAAGGCGCACATGATTCTTTAATGTCTAAAAATGGTTTGTATGTTCGGTTAATGCAACCACATTTTGGAAAGGGTATCCGTCAACACAGGCTTATTTAG